The Erigeron canadensis isolate Cc75 chromosome 1, C_canadensis_v1, whole genome shotgun sequence genome segment TTTACAATTTTCATATCATTGTACAAATGTACCATTCATTTCttcatgtataaaaaaaaattcttaactTAATGAACAAAACAAATGCGATATAAATCAACTAATTAAGATACCTTGTTAGGAGAGTAACATCTAAACAAGGAGAATCTTTCCACACATTTGAGTGTCTTTTAAGGATTTGCCTTGCTTTATCTTTTGTATTTGAATGATCACGGCCATTTACTTGAAGTACCATACACAATTTCTCAACGGTTCCAACCTTCATCATCTCTTGAAGCACTCCATCATTAGCCGAAAATTTCGAAATCAAAGAGATGATCATCAAGGCTCTTTCATCAACCTTGGGTGAAACCCTTCCAATTCTCTTGGTGATCATGGCTAAACCACCCGCATGACCAAGAAGTTGAGCACGCCCATCGGCTGTTGAACACAAGTGAAACAAGACTCCCATAATCAACTCGGTGGTCCCCTTTTCGGTTGACCCGGTTAGTTCTAGCTCGACTAGCTCGAAAACAGCTCCTGATTCTATCATCATTGAACAATTTCTTGGCCACGTACATGTGGTTAACATCACATGCAAACTTTCCTTGATTCCTTTCTCTAATAATTTATTCCCTTTTCTCATTTGTTGCAAAATGAGCACAATTGTTTTGAAGAAATCGCGATTTAACCTTTCAAGAACTTGTGATTTTGCATTTTGTATAATCTCTTTTAGCAAAACTATTGCATGGAACTTCATGGTTGTTATGTCAATATCatcacaattattattattatcaagatcTAAAACCCatgttaacatttttataattcGATCATGCTCTACAATATTAATAATCGAACGTGTTGCATTATCTTGTGTAAATCCAACAAGATAAAGAACATTAAGAGCTTCATTTAGACCAACAATCGTGCGATTTTTATAACACGAAACAATGATCATCACCATAGCTTTCACAACACCAACTTCCTTCAACAAAACCCGATTTTCTTCACTTTCCGATGCGATTTTTTCTATACTTTTAAGTGAGTCTACTTGTGATTCTTGTTGTTTAAGATTTTTAATAAGGTTTAGGACAATTACCTTATTAACCTTCAAATTACATGTTTGTTTTGACGTTGGAACAACATGTTGAGAGGCACACCAAGATTCGATAAGGCGTCGAAGGTTGTGGTTGGGTGTGAAATCGGAGGAGGGTGGAAGTGGTTGATTAGTGACGGGGCATGTATTGTTTTGACCGCGAGTCTGCCATCTTTTGATGCACTCGCGGTCGTAGGTGATGCCGGTGACGACAGTCACCGGATCTTTCATGATTTGGAGAGATATTGGGCAGATGAAATGGTGTGGGATTTCACGGTCGTCCATTTAGTCGAAAaagtgtttttcttttaatttgttgaTAAAGAGTTAcaagaaatgaaaagaaaatgatgGTTGGATAGGTATATGGATTAAGTGAAGTGTATGGATATATGGTAAGACATTGCGGCTGATTGGTGCGTGTGGGTCTCTTGG includes the following:
- the LOC122585530 gene encoding E3 ubiquitin-protein ligase PUB24-like produces the protein MDDREIPHHFICPISLQIMKDPVTVVTGITYDRECIKRWQTRGQNNTCPVTNQPLPPSSDFTPNHNLRRLIESWCASQHVVPTSKQTCNLKVNKVIVLNLIKNLKQQESQVDSLKSIEKIASESEENRVLLKEVGVVKAMVMIIVSCYKNRTIVGLNEALNVLYLVGFTQDNATRSIINIVEHDRIIKMLTWVLDLDNNNNCDDIDITTMKFHAIVLLKEIIQNAKSQVLERLNRDFFKTIVLILQQMRKGNKLLEKGIKESLHVMLTTCTWPRNCSMMIESGAVFELVELELTGSTEKGTTELIMGVLFHLCSTADGRAQLLGHAGGLAMITKRIGRVSPKVDERALMIISLISKFSANDGVLQEMMKVGTVEKLCMVLQVNGRDHSNTKDKARQILKRHSNVWKDSPCLDVTLLTRYLN